The Ictalurus punctatus breed USDA103 chromosome 17, Coco_2.0, whole genome shotgun sequence sequence tgttattatttgtatttctaCTCTTTAGTGTCCTGTGTATGATCTGGACAACAACGTGGCCTTTATTGGGATGTATCAGACCATGACCAAGAAGGCTGCTATTACAGTACAGGTAACATTATCTTCTGTTCTGAAAAACACATTTgggagatgttttaaaattaatccaTTTGGCTATTCgcaaatatcacgttagctgagctgacgatcgttcattgatggatttattttaaatttatttacaaatgaaatgatcattttgcAAAAACCtttgagtggtagacaagttcaagtctCGCAccgatggataaaataaacaaaagatcattcagagtcaaattaaatgtcacaccaacattaaaatgtaaaaaataaaatcttgaaatgtttttcgattcaattttaatgttaatattattaatgttaactATATTAATgcaataaaggaacatgtatGGAAATGATTGTTTAATATATAAGCCtgtaattgttgtggagtgagggggtccttgtggattgttcgaaatatgctaggggtccaaagctcaaaggttgagaaccactggtctagtgtatgaatattataaaggtaatatcatctcaaatggaacacattcGTTTTTTACTGacctgaaagtttgccccgcccccatccgatTCATCGATTAAacgaaaaaaatatttaaataaataaaataatcggccaactaatcgattatgaaaataatcgttagttgcagccctactcgTAACATGACGAGTTTAATTAGACGTGTTTGCTTCTTTTGCTTTCCAGAGGAAGGACTTTCCCAGTAACAGCTTCTACGTGGTGATCGTGGTGAAGACGGAGGACGAGGCGTGCGGCGGGCCGCTCAGGTTCTACCCCCTTTCACCTGGTGAGCCAATCACAGCCCAGTGTCCTGGAAATACACCCAGACTTCGCTCTCTCTGATATTACTGTGTTATAATCCGCTGTCAGTGTTCCAGCCAATCACAAATTGGAACTTAAAATGAAACATGAATCATATCAATCCTATTGGGTTAATTCCTAACTGTATTTTTTAGTGACTCGTGTCATTTGAATCTGTGTAGTTAAATGATTCTTCTTATCGCATGCTCCGAAGCTCTCGGTTGAGATTCAGTTAACACGCTGATTCAGCTTATTCACTGAATCGTTCAcaaatgaatcatgaatcatATCAGTCATATTGGGTTATTTCCTAACAGTAGCTTGTaaattgttttggggttttttttttcttttttttcctgtgactCGAGTCACTTGAAtctgttcagttaaatgattcATCTCATCACAAGCTCTGAAGCTCTCGGTTGAGATTCACTGAATCGTTTACAAACGACTCACGTATTTGCTAGAGAGATGTGTTCTACAAAGTGTAATAATCCAGTAAAAACAGACTCTGTATATGCTTGTGTCACTGTTAGTCAACTACTGGATAACCTTGAATgttctcgctctcgctctctcgctctctcagatGAGCTGCTGGATGCTGGAAACCGGAGCAAAACTCTGGAAGTGGTCGTATATCCTGCCATTGACTGTGAGTCGGAGGAGTTTTGTCTACTCATTAACTCGTCAGTAGAACAGCGACGTTATCGTTAGCTAACTCGGGGTGtgttcttgttcttcttgtCGTAGCTGAGGTGTACGTAATGGGAATGCTGTTCTGTCTCGGCATCTTCCTGTTCTTCTACGTACTGACCTTCCTGTTGGCCTGCATTGAAAACAAGAGGTGTGTgtcttgtgctctctctctctctctctctctctctctctctctctctgtctctctctctctttctttctctctgtatgtTGCTACATTTTGAGTAGTCGTGTTTCTTACTTGTTTCTTTGTGtttctcagaatgcacaaaaaaaGGGAGGGGCTTTTGAAGTCATCTAACATGTCGCCGGCGGAGACAGGTAACCTAGCAAACCGTCACTCGATTCAGTTTCTTTCATGACGTGGAAggacacacacacctacacagatcATGTGATCATCAAGCCTTTTGCTAACAATTTTAACAGTATGCTAACCTATAATATTGTTTATTGGTCTACTGTAATCAACATGAATTGATTTTTccttccacctctctctctctctctctctctgtctctctgtgtgtgtgttacgccTCAGCCTCTCTCTTAGGTAAGACGTGCAAGTGTGTGTACTCCTTAgtgcttagtgtgtgtgtgtgttattaaccCTGTTTCTGAATGTGTGATAACTCTACGATCACACTAGACAGGAAAAAGTCAccgatattgtttttttttatttttggtaaacatttctacagtgttGCTGTAACATCGTTTGTTAGTAACAGTAGCGCTAGCGTTTCTTTACTTGTAGGAGCGTTAGCTCCAGCATTTCCATGGGAACGTAGGGCCGAACTGcctggtgggaggaaactggcattgactaaattagagagaaaatggagccaaaaaaaaaacgcatcaGAATGTCCATATACGGATTTaaggacacgcccacattcagGTCTGTGGCGTTGTGCAGCTCGACAGATCCGACCCTGGTGTTTTAACTCTCTAGTGTGAGCGTAGCTGCTAACTCCGCGAAACACTTGCCATTAAAACTACAGTAAATCTTAAGAGAGGTTTAGAGTGTGTCGTGTACTTCCTAGTGTGAGTGTTATTAAAGGGGTGTGTCTGTTCATCCTGCAGGAAAATCTCCGCCCTCTCCGTATGAATACGGCTCATTCGGTgagtgggggtgtgtgtgtgggggggtgttaGTGGGGTGTTTCCATTAAACACCAGTTGTTCTCCTGTTAATTCGTTtatcatttatttgtatttgtctcTCGTTCTTcctgtcttactctctctctttctctgtttctctctttttctcactgtttctttgttttactttgtctttctccatctctccctctctctctttctctcctcatgACTGTCTTTTGcccttggtctctctctctctctctctgttttttttgttttactttctttctctccctctctgtcacTCTTTCCTTTTGgtctctccttttttctctgtttgttttactttctctctctctctctctctctctctctctctctctctctctctctctctctctctctctctgtgcaggtGATAATGGCAGCACGTTGAGCTCAGAACCCGTGACGGACAGTTTGGCCTCCACCGACGCTAATTACGGATATTTGGGTAAAAGATAAACACACACCGACCACTAGGAACAAATACTCGCCAAACGACCACCACACTTTCTGAAGCTCCACCCCCAAGCCCCCCCTCCGCCCTTTTAGATGTTCTTTGGTCTCTCATTGGTCTGTTTTCATCCTTCAGGACAGGAGGCTTTCAAGCGTCGGCCAATCGGCACACGCCACACAGTCATCCGCTTTGGTGACCCGTCCACTCGTTTCGCTAAATCAGTAGCGCACTGCATGACGAGCTCGGCCAATTACGACCGGTCCTCGCTAATGATTAATAACCCCTGATAATAGTCTCTAATGAATATTCATCAATCAGCGATGAGAGCGTGGTGATTTTAGAGCATGTGTCGATAATCGGTTATGTCATGATATTTGATGAGCGCAgggtgccttgcataagtatttaccccCTTTGGACATTTTTCTCCTCCTCGCTCCCTTTCTTTCAGTCACTTTCTCTCAATCTATTCCTTTCTTTGTCTcgctctatctgtctctttctttctctctcataaaTACGAAATATGGGGAAAGTTTAAAGGGAGGTCAATACTTATGCACTGTACTGGTGTTCCCAGTTTGATCAGTGAGGCCATCAAATAAATGTCAGCATACGCTTAGTTCTGTTTTAAGTTCATTCTTTTGTTCTaatatctcgtgtgtgtgtgcgtgtgtgtctcagaACGCTCATTGGACACAGTGGGTCGCTGCAGACAGGAGTCTCTGAGCTCAGTGGAAGAGGATGACTACGACACGCTGGCCGATATCGACTCGGACAAGAACATCGTCCGCACcaaggtcagtgtgtgtgtgtgtgcgtgtgtgtgtgcgtgtgtgctaaAATGTCTCACACTGTTGCGTGCGTGTTAAAATGTCTCGCACTGTCTCATCTCTCCAGAAGTACCTGTTTGTCTCTGATCTGGCTCGGAAAGACAAGCGAGTGCTGAGCAAAAAGTACCAGATCTACTTCTGgtgagtgcaaacacacacacacacacacacacacacacaatatttaaaGGATTGAAATATAGCATTAGGTAATAAATACATCATAATTATAGCAAAACAtatgtggggtgtgtgtgtgtgtgtgtgtgtgtgtgtgtgtgtgcacaggaaCATTTCCACCATCGCCGTGTTCTACGCTCTGCCCGTGATCCAGCTGGTCATCACCTATCAGACGgtgagataaataaataaataaataaatatgccatagttatataaaatgtaataatctcttacacacacacacccacacactcactctgcgggatgggtttgtgtgtttattatttacaggTCGTTAACGTGACAGGAAATCAAGACATCTGTTACTACAACTTCCTGTGTGCACATCCCCTAGGAgctctgaggtgtgtgtgcgcgtgtgataATTTTAGTTGCTTAAGTGATATGCATCAAACCATGTtggtgtacagtgtgtgtgatgtgtgttaaactggtgtgtgtgtgtgtgtgtgtgtgtgtgtgtgtgtgtgtgtgtgtgtgtgtgtgtgtgtgtgtgtgtgcatgtgcagctCGTTCAACAACATCCTGAGTAACCTCGGTTACGTGATGCTTGGGCTGCTGTTCCTGCTCATCGTGCTGCAGAGGGACGTGGTGCACAAGCGTGCACTCACGCGCAACGACGTCACCGCGCTggtcagaaaacacacacacacacacacacacacacacacacacacacacacacacacatctcgcAGTGCTCTTAACCCCGCCTCCACGGTATCTTTAGTTCTTTACTGAGGAGGAGGTTTGGAATATTATTCTTAGGGGAACATTTGGTACTGGACTgaaaaacctgtgtgtgtgtgtgtgtgtgtgtgtgtgtgtgtgtgtgtgtgtgtgtgtaggagtgcgGCATCCCCAAACACTTTGGTCTGTACTATGCCATGGGTACGGCTCTGATGATGGAGGGGTTGCTGAGTGCCTGTTACCATGTCTGCCCCAACTACACCAACTTCCAAttcggtacacacacacacacacacacacacacaaacacacacacacacacacacacacacacacacacacacacacaacatgctgAAGCAGTACAGCGATTACACTTTGAATCCACTAATGAAATATGTTTGAACCGCTCAGACACGTCGTTTATGTACATGATCGCGGGTTTGTGTATGCTGAAGCTGTATGAGAAGAGACACCCGGACATCAACGCCAGCGCCTACAGCGCCTACGCCTGTCTCGCCGCCGTCATCTTCTTCTCCGTGCTGGGAGTGGTGAGTAATTCACCATCCAGATTTAACAACGatgttcatacacacacacacacacacacacacacctggtcaaaagtttgtggacactcgactgaaatgtcttttgatctgaaggtgtgattaaacgtgtgaaatcggtgtcgtagacaaaaatataatcgtgccgacgtattcttctctttcattagaaaactaacattttattcacaaaaatatatatttgtttaaacggacgactcggagagaaatatttccgaaaagcagatgataagagtccagcgtcagtgtgaactccttttaatactgtttaaaaatcatctcaagaaatcgggtgagaaaacgccaagaacacatttctggaactactttgaagatgataaaatatgaaattgttttgatttattttggattatttaatatcaacataattcccatagttccatctgTGTTAGTCCAGAGTGTTggtgactttattattattctaaaatgtgggagaaaaataaagaatgagtgtgtctaaacttttgactgtgtgtgtgtgtgtgtgtgtgtgtgtgtgtgtgtgtgtgtgtgtgtgtgtgtgtgtgtgtgtcaggtgttCGGGAAAGGGAACACGGCCTTCTGGATCGTCTTCTCAGTGTTGCACATTGTGTTCACTCTGTTGCTCAGCATTCAGCTCTACTACATGGGCCGCTGGAGGCTGGGTGAGTGCgagcaagcacacacacacacacacacacacacacacacacacacacacacacgcgtgcgcgGAATAGTAGtagctgatgtgtgtgtgtgtgtgtgtgtgtgtgtttcagatacAGGGATCCTGCGCAGGATACTTCATGTGATCTACACAGACTGCATTCGCCAGTGCAGTGGACCCATGTACAtagtgagtctctctctctctctctctctctcactctcacacacacacacacacacactcgcacagagAAGTGTGTAACGTGCGTTTACTGTCTTTTAAGGATCGGATGGTGCTACTCGTGATGGGCAACATCGTCAACTGGTCtctgtgagtacacacacacacacacacacacacagagtaatataatgtaatgct is a genomic window containing:
- the sidt2 gene encoding SID1 transmembrane family member 2 isoform X3, with amino-acid sequence MASCWRPTHSSFRCLLLFVFVLTVEGAGAERTNSSVEVEQKDGQFDTSYLDIVTSNVQIIYTFNHTVTRNKTEGVRVSVELLSEGTKSPVLFVVRQKQAVLSFQVPLILRGLYQRKYQYTQVGRTLCQPPTLALSETQFFYVDVSTLSTSSVQYKLRISRVESFTLQTNKKFSFNATPSQPQFFKYEFRDGVDTVIVKVNSEKNFPCSVMSVQDIQCPVYDLDNNVAFIGMYQTMTKKAAITVQRKDFPSNSFYVVIVVKTEDEACGGPLRFYPLSPDELLDAGNRSKTLEVVVYPAIDSEVYVMGMLFCLGIFLFFYVLTFLLACIENKRMHKKREGLLKSSNMSPAETASLLGKSPPSPYEYGSFGDNGSTLSSEPVTDSLASTDANYGYLERSLDTVGRCRQESLSSVEEDDYDTLADIDSDKNIVRTKKYLFVSDLARKDKRVLSKKYQIYFWNISTIAVFYALPVIQLVITYQTVVNVTGNQDICYYNFLCAHPLGALSSFNNILSNLGYVMLGLLFLLIVLQRDVVHKRALTRNDVTALECGIPKHFGLYYAMGTALMMEGLLSACYHVCPNYTNFQFDTSFMYMIAGLCMLKLYEKRHPDINASAYSAYACLAAVIFFSVLGVVFGKGNTAFWIVFSVLHIVFTLLLSIQLYYMGRWRLDTGILRRILHVIYTDCIRQCSGPMYIDRMVLLVMGNIVNWSLAAYGLIKKPNDFASYLLAIAICNLLLYFAFYIIMKLRSGERIQCLPFVCILFTAVVWGSALFFFFQGLSTWQKTPAESREHNRDCILLSFFDDHDIWHFLSSIAMFGSFLVLLTMDDDLDAVQRDKIYVF
- the sidt2 gene encoding SID1 transmembrane family member 2 isoform X1 is translated as MASCWRPTHSSFRCLLLFVFVLTVEGAGAERTNSSVEVEQKDGQFDTSYLDIVTSNVQIIYTFNHTVTRNKTEGVRVSVELLSEGTKSPVLFVVRQKQAVLSFQVPLILRGLYQRKYQYTQVGRTLCQPPTLALSETQFFYVDVSTLSTSSVQYKLRISRVESFTLQTNKKFSFNATPSQPQFFKYEFRDGVDTVIVKVNSEKNFPCSVMSVQDIQCPVYDLDNNVAFIGMYQTMTKKAAITVQRKDFPSNSFYVVIVVKTEDEACGGPLRFYPLSPDELLDAGNRSKTLEVVVYPAIDSEVYVMGMLFCLGIFLFFYVLTFLLACIENKRMHKKREGLLKSSNMSPAETASLLGKSPPSPYEYGSFGDNGSTLSSEPVTDSLASTDANYGYLGQEAFKRRPIGTRHTVIRFERSLDTVGRCRQESLSSVEEDDYDTLADIDSDKNIVRTKKYLFVSDLARKDKRVLSKKYQIYFWNISTIAVFYALPVIQLVITYQTVVNVTGNQDICYYNFLCAHPLGALSSFNNILSNLGYVMLGLLFLLIVLQRDVVHKRALTRNDVTALECGIPKHFGLYYAMGTALMMEGLLSACYHVCPNYTNFQFDTSFMYMIAGLCMLKLYEKRHPDINASAYSAYACLAAVIFFSVLGVVFGKGNTAFWIVFSVLHIVFTLLLSIQLYYMGRWRLDTGILRRILHVIYTDCIRQCSGPMYIDRMVLLVMGNIVNWSLAAYGLIKKPNDFASYLLAIAICNLLLYFAFYIIMKLRSGERIQCLPFVCILFTAVVWGSALFFFFQGLSTWQKTPAESREHNRDCILLSFFDDHDIWHFLSSIAMFGSFLVLLTMDDDLDAVQRDKIYVF
- the sidt2 gene encoding SID1 transmembrane family member 2 isoform X2, with the protein product MASCWRPTHSSFRCLLLFVFVLTVEGAGAERTNSSVEVEQKDGQFDTSYLDIVTSNVQIIYTFNHTVTRNKTEGVRVSVELLSEGTKSPVLFVVRQKQAVLSFQVPLILRGLYQRKYQYTQVGRTLCQPPTLALSETQFFYVDVSTLSTSSVQYKLRISRVESFTLQTNKKFSFNATPSQPQFFKYEFRDGVDTVIVKVNSEKNFPCSVMSVQDIQCPVYDLDNNVAFIGMYQTMTKKAAITVQRKDFPSNSFYVVIVVKTEDEACGGPLRFYPLSPDELLDAGNRSKTLEVVVYPAIDSEVYVMGMLFCLGIFLFFYVLTFLLACIENKRMHKKREGLLKSSNMSPAETGKSPPSPYEYGSFGDNGSTLSSEPVTDSLASTDANYGYLGQEAFKRRPIGTRHTVIRFERSLDTVGRCRQESLSSVEEDDYDTLADIDSDKNIVRTKKYLFVSDLARKDKRVLSKKYQIYFWNISTIAVFYALPVIQLVITYQTVVNVTGNQDICYYNFLCAHPLGALSSFNNILSNLGYVMLGLLFLLIVLQRDVVHKRALTRNDVTALECGIPKHFGLYYAMGTALMMEGLLSACYHVCPNYTNFQFDTSFMYMIAGLCMLKLYEKRHPDINASAYSAYACLAAVIFFSVLGVVFGKGNTAFWIVFSVLHIVFTLLLSIQLYYMGRWRLDTGILRRILHVIYTDCIRQCSGPMYIDRMVLLVMGNIVNWSLAAYGLIKKPNDFASYLLAIAICNLLLYFAFYIIMKLRSGERIQCLPFVCILFTAVVWGSALFFFFQGLSTWQKTPAESREHNRDCILLSFFDDHDIWHFLSSIAMFGSFLVLLTMDDDLDAVQRDKIYVF
- the sidt2 gene encoding SID1 transmembrane family member 2 isoform X4, with protein sequence MASCWRPTHSSFRCLLLFVFVLTVEGAGAERTNSSVEVEQKDGQFDTSYLDIVTSNVQIIYTFNHTVTRNKTEGVRVSVELLSEGTKSPVLFVVRQKQAVLSFQVPLILRGLYQRKYQYTQVGRTLCQPPTLALSETQFFYVDVSTLSTSSVQYKLRISRVESFTLQTNKKFSFNATPSQPQFFKYEFRDGVDTVIVKVNSEKNFPCSVMSVQDIQCPVYDLDNNVAFIGMYQTMTKKAAITVQRKDFPSNSFYVVIVVKTEDEACGGPLRFYPLSPDELLDAGNRSKTLEVVVYPAIDSEVYVMGMLFCLGIFLFFYVLTFLLACIENKRMHKKREGLLKSSNMSPAETGKSPPSPYEYGSFGDNGSTLSSEPVTDSLASTDANYGYLERSLDTVGRCRQESLSSVEEDDYDTLADIDSDKNIVRTKKYLFVSDLARKDKRVLSKKYQIYFWNISTIAVFYALPVIQLVITYQTVVNVTGNQDICYYNFLCAHPLGALSSFNNILSNLGYVMLGLLFLLIVLQRDVVHKRALTRNDVTALECGIPKHFGLYYAMGTALMMEGLLSACYHVCPNYTNFQFDTSFMYMIAGLCMLKLYEKRHPDINASAYSAYACLAAVIFFSVLGVVFGKGNTAFWIVFSVLHIVFTLLLSIQLYYMGRWRLDTGILRRILHVIYTDCIRQCSGPMYIDRMVLLVMGNIVNWSLAAYGLIKKPNDFASYLLAIAICNLLLYFAFYIIMKLRSGERIQCLPFVCILFTAVVWGSALFFFFQGLSTWQKTPAESREHNRDCILLSFFDDHDIWHFLSSIAMFGSFLVLLTMDDDLDAVQRDKIYVF